The Amphiura filiformis chromosome 8, Afil_fr2py, whole genome shotgun sequence genomic sequence ACATGTTTAAATGCACAAGCGAATCAGCTGCCTCAACCCTTTAACATCACTgctaaattaaaacaaattacacCTCATAAATACTCATGAGCATATTTTCCTGTGCGATAGATTTCCCTATTTTGCTGCAACCTTATCACCATAGTCAAAGTTttgaataataaaacaaacaacTACATactacagcgtgtcccaaaagtaacttaacattgtgaattggccatatctcaaatatttcctacttcataccaaaatggagaacatattcatatagattgatcttttagaattattctgataccaaaaacagcattattgatgaccctttgaccttactgtgcgactgtacatatgtgtgtatcaaacccacaaaagcaagctcatgtgtcctatgttcaagaacatgaatgatgtgcttccctgaacaatagagttggttcactcactgcgcacgctacatttaggtatgaacattcatggattacatggcttagcgtaagcgtgactgctgttttagattataattaggatatattgacaatattaaactttactttaaaacagttgaagtgaagatgaatttcctatagatcaacggattcaggtcgtatggttctttgccgagacaaagtcggacaaactcattGAAGCAATGGTtaaggaacagtttaatgtaaattatgcactacccagccgaaatacaacccagcaactagtgctgaaattcctattgactggatctgttcatgatctacttcgggcaggacgtggaagaacaggaagatcggctacaaacattgatgtcatacgaagagcggtggcgaaaagcccaaggcgatcagtacgtcgactttcaatggagaacaacgtgcagcatacaactgttcatcgaatccttagaaaagatcttaagtagtttccatataaaacccagataaaacagaaaatgaagattacgcattgaaaacaaacaaacaaacaatcaaacaaacacagccaaattaaacaaaaaacagattttaaaatgataacacgttatatcgtgttcacgcctcaaatgacgagacttatttttgcgtttataaaagttggttttacggtacggtagatatccattatTTTCATGCCAAAggatcatgaccacataggcatgtttggtatcataacatttctaaaagaattatctacatactgtgcaatttttgtaacaacactattaacctaatgcaagttatggcaaattcataatgttaagggacttttgggacacccggtacttgGTTTATATCGGGGAAATAGGGTAACGTTTTTCCCTTGGTACTTGGCTATGGGCTTACCATTCCTAACCCTTAAGGTTTGAGTGGATATCCACCTCAGACGGAGATATGGTCAGTACTTACCAACATCTCTGATGAAGTTTTGTGGCCGTTGTCCAGTATCGACAAAATGTTGACAATAATCATTGTGAGGATTTGCACTCTGGGTACCCTGGCAATTGAAATATGTTGAGAATTAATTGGCAAGATAAATTTAGCCTAATTAATGCCAAGCATCACTTTCATACATATTTGTTTATTCAATTTAATCATTTTTGATCAAGTACTTTCACAAGAAACAAGAAGTTACAAAACCAACTTATGAATTTGATTGTATATGGTGAGCAGTAAATCTGAATACATGTATCAGAGAGATGAGAATATGGGTGTAGAATTTATCAACTTGTATCAAAATAGGGTCACATACACTGTGAAttaccatagattttaaatgccGAACTTAAAATCTATGGGTAACCATATCTTACTCCTAATTATATCAATGAGCTCACTGCTAAAATACTTATTCCGAAGTGTTCATATGCAGAAAAACAAGGCCacatcaaactttacacatagTCCTATGcagaaggaactttttggtattacataccttattctatatttgTTGTATATCCTGTTAAGGGCAAATTCATTAGATGGCTGCAATTTAACTTTCCCattccagggactgtcttttggaatttgcaggagagcatttaaTAGcttttctggagccttcaaggagagctgtttaaggcatttacaaaaaaatgtcaggagagaatggtcaactaatgagagctaaaaatcactctcctatatcagatttaaggagagcagtagtgagtgattgctcttgctctcctcaaaaggcagtccctgccatTCTCTATTTTGAACTTCTAATTTGAATTAGATTCACAATTTTTAAGATACTATCCATCTTATGTAAATTACCTTGAGGAAAGTTGAGGAATCTTTGTAGACCTCGCCTTGTTCTTCATCTTCTGGATTCTGTTGAATAAACATGtaacaatgaaatgaattcaAAGTTAGCTTATAATGAAATAAGTAACATTAATAAGACAACAAGTCCCTGCTAGTAGGTGCGCTGTCTTAATGACTTGTACCCACTCACTGCATTTTAGTCAAAGACAATTTCTGTCACCATACCATATCTGTTATTTGTATTTATCTTTCACCTTAGTCTTTTACAGAGTACTAACATCACACTTTAGCCACTTAAAGAATATACCACTTTCTTCTATCATTTGCACCATCTGGGTTCACGGTGAAAGGCCCATACTACATGGTTTGTATCAGGGAAGTAAGACAACTATTTTTCCCTTACTTAGTACTGGCCAATCACCCCTCATCCTCTGGGTTCGGGGTGATTGCCCCAAAGCCAGTACCTCAGGAAAAATAGTTTGCCCTCTatacatgtagtatttgtatactatgtgtCAATTAAATGCAGATTACATGGTGGAATTGAATATGGTGGATATGATCTCATCATTTGCCAGCCCTTTATGGCATACTAGTATCTCCAGAGCACAGTCTGAGCAGATGGAGCTCGTCCAGAAGCGGGCGTGTCGTATCATCCTGGGCCAGTGCTACATATCTTATCGGGCTGCTTTGGAGAAACTAGGTTTGGTTTCCTTATATGAGAGAGAGAGATCAGCTGTTGGTGTGATTCGGCCAAGGTTTGCAAGCATCTGCTAAATATTCTCAAATACTGCCTAAAACCAAAGGCGATCGGCACGGTAGGAATCTTAAGTATGTCCAACAGATTGATTCCCCTCGCTGTAAGCGAACCAGGTACAAGCAATCTACCATTCCTGAAGTTGTTAGGCATCTTAATAATCTGTGATTTCTTTTTTGCCTTTCAATGTTTTGCTcttgtatgcattttgttgttaCTTTGtctgttgattttatacatatttttaattGTTATCAGGTCTTTGACCTGCTTTCtggattgttttatacctaaataaataaataaatttgttatcttacCTGTTTTCCTTCTATTGATATCCTTCTATCTGTTGGCTCCTTAGGTGCTTTACTAGGAATTGCTAGACGTTTAGTTGGGGGACTTGGGTCTCCAGAAATGCTTGCACTAAGCAGAAAgggaaaacaaaatattcattttataaAATCACATGTACAGGCCCCATTAATACTGAAATGACTAACAATGCAACAAGAAGCAAGCACTCTAACAAAATTGGTGGATAGAAGTGAGCAGAAACATTTCAGGAAGATGATTTTTTCCACACTAATGTGAAAAACTAAGCAGTAAAGAAATTACCGATCAGCATAGTCGACAGTCAAATACCAACATCATTCCAGCACAATATGCAATAAATGGAATAGCTGGCAAGACATTTGGATGACATGATTGACAGGAACATATTTGCACCAATGCAAGCAATAAATTACCAATGAGCAAGCATGCATTTGGTGACAGATCTGATAATAAACATTTGCTTAAAATAAATAATGTCACCAAGCATTCAAATCAGGTGCACTGGTCAGTGGTCACTGAGAAATTGGTGCCAATAAGGGTATCCAAAAAGGGTTAATTTTACAGAAAGTTCATTTCTTTCATCccaatttggcctaaaaattatttttccaaaaaagaaaGTTTCCCCCTTGTCCCCACCCGCTCTGGTAATGCTGTTAATTCaaatttggaatatttttgcaaaacactTTGGAAGATTCAATCTGGATTAGCTCCTAAATGTGTAAACCCTCATGCAAAACAATAAATTGATGGGCATCTGTTGGTTCTCATTATTCAGACCATGTACATATTTGAGGGTCAGAATGGAaaattgtataatataaatttttgcatattttggccTCCAAACTCGCATATTGGTAGCAACTCTAGTAAAATACTTTTGCCGTGCATGACCACGCTGCAAGAGAAAAATTTGACTACTTTATATGAACGTGTGAGAGCCAAAGCTCAGCAACATTGAACACCTGAACCGAATGCATTGCCAATATAAAAACAATCAGTTCTCATACCTTGTGACTGGAACTGGTAGAGGAAGAGCTTTGCTAGCTTCTTCAAGTTCTTCTTTGCTGCTCAATACACTGCCTAGATCATCAGCTCCACTGGCTCCAAGCTGCAAGATGTACATCAGGAAATCAATTACATCACACTATATATatatgagttgacctcaatgtttatcaacaaaggcaagggactggtatatcgatatgcttgagtgaaccccatgcaaccactacactactcaatagccttattgtgatgtggcgggagttttaaaaacatgagccctgaacaaaatatgataaagcaagatactgccaggcaaaaacaatggaaattgtgatgatgcgtctgcatactgccaggcattgacgtcagaagtcaactcatctatacaaacATTTATTAAGCCCTCTACTGCGAACACAGTGCTTTACAATGATAAACATTTAGTTTACTTAAAggctaaagccataatgtacaatttccattaaattttcattttgttataattctttactcaaaatgatgTTCAACTAATACATgtattagggaccattcacaaacacttgttggcgGGCTGATGCAAAAACAATTCATCCCAAAAATttttttgggcccccccccccctttacagacctcaaaaatttcagggccccccctttttgacatgtaTGAAAGTTATGGTtcaacccatagaaaagcatataaactcaattttcccaggaaaacttgtggtcatttttttcagtcccacccccttaggagggtcaaaacttttcaggcccccctaacaagtgtttgtgaacggtcccttagtaataactgtcgggaagggtttctgtccattttaagctgaagtAACAAGGTAAAGTGGATGAAAGTAACCCCactgctattttggccatttaataaCAGGGTTTTATGGGGGACTTATCGTCACCATAACAAAAATTTAATCTCATAGAGATAAACATGGTATTGGTTATGACTCATGACGGTGGCGagcaaattgcattttttttgctgtGAAATGCTGATTTAATCAATGAAGAAAAGAGATGCAGGAAATCTTCATAGTATTATTTTTAAGGATTATATCACAAAACTGAACACGTAAGTACTTTTATGAATGCAGGGTGAACCTTTTAAACTGTGACACAAGTTCAGAGTTCTGAGTCCCACAGGTAGCCCGAAGCCCGGTTTCTGCAATAGTACAGAAGTCATGGCCCTAATGGTGAGGAAGGAAAAACTTAGGACCATGATGTGTCgggttaaaatgttttaatagcgCTACATAGGTCAAAAATTTAACATGCCGGTTGTCAGTACAGGCAGGTTGTGACAAATGTTGCTTTATTCTACTCCAAAATAAAATCATTCATGAACATGTTATTGTCATTACATGAAATCAGTCATAAATTAAATCATACTTGGTACCTGGGGTGAATCATCTGGTTTCCATGATATAGGTACATGTATGAGAGCCAAACCTCAgttttaacacatttgctagtcagccaaaatggcctaaaccgggcCAAACACAATATATATTGACatggaaatttaaaagaacagctaGCTCAataaacctacataaatatgttgtctatacttcacttgaccaaatctgattttttttttggtgatgagacaatcgcacacGTTTTAGAGgcattttgatagcagttccacatagaaaagctgctatcatcatgagactaagatctagaaacaccaccgaaattagtgccgtactattacgctgtctTTCATATTCGGCGAGGCATTTTGACCTCCTCGTCTGTTtgcaaacagagaggtagacaaaaaccgttccgcttaaACACTCAAGTATCTGAAGGATGGCCattggtccacaatagcgtgattcacgtaacactGGGATTAAAAAGCtgagaaccatgtgcttcttttgccCAATTTGctatcaagatttcatatggaaacagtttagacccagaacacgatcatgtcagaaattaatattttgttctgggactacACGGAAAttctgttttgttagctgaatctttttgataaaagtcaatctttgacaagatgtaactttgctacggaaagtgctatgacaaaacggttttcagttttggctttctttactcaagggctgtaatttgatataaaatgatgtggtttgatggcaaatGTGAATTTACCTTTCATACCTAccatattcactcggtcggacatccgggcacattgtccccttcgtcccctttgcacaagcgtgcGCATAGCAAAACGGCTCGAGAAATGGGAACTACACATGCgaacactggttttacaaggctatttcccctttgtgacgtcagcccgacctgatcatgctgatattcATCCGAAGACTCaggcccgaccaagagaatatgaTGTAATAATAATCATTGTAATAATCATGAAGACATGATAATCATaatttaggtatgctaggtgaattcaaatttgccatcaaactgcgtCATTTTACATATcgaattaaagcccttgagtacagaaagccaaaactgaaaacatttttgtcatagcactttccgtaacaaagttacatcttgtcaaagattgcctttcatcaaaaagcttctgctagcaaaattccccaaaaaggcatttcgggggtgtttctagatcttagtctcatggcgatagcagctttttttaatggaactgctataaaATATCCCTCTAAAATtacatgtgcgacttgattatcaccataaaaaatcatatatttgggtcaagtgaagtatagaaaacatatttatgtaggtttccttcaccgtcctgttcttgaaaaaaattcaaatttctatgtacatatgcattgtgtttgggccccggtctcggtgaatttcgctgactagcaaatgtgttaactaaggtttgcctggtcGGGATACCTACATAATTGCATTCACAAACTAACCTGTTGTGCAAGCAGCTGCCGTCTTTGCCTGGACCGTTCCTTTAATGCTTTCAATCTGTCTGACATGATACAAATTTGCAACTGCACAACTCTCAATGAGTGAGTAAGCTTAAATTCAGTTCCGCCTTCCAAATTTTGCAACTTTGCCTTTGTGTCGAAAATCTattcgaaattatcatgtcatttAGAACAATTATGCTTCATGCAACATCCGTGTTGCGTCAAACACACTCCAAAGGTGCTTTGGCACAATTCAGAGTTCTTTAATTTGTGTTTTTCTTATTTAATTACTGATTTTTTTGTCAACAATTTGCAAACACACGCTATAATTTTCGTTTTGCGCACTACGCATGCGTTGAGCTAACGAAAGCCTGTGATTATTGCTCGGGGTTGCTGAATTCTGCATACTTATTCGGTGTGTGATTCAACATTTCAACATTTTGTACATGTTTGGGCAAGAAAGAGACTCTTTAAGATGTCTAAAAGACTCCGAGATATTGCTGTACGTAATCTCTACAAACCAGGACAAAGACTGCCTGCTATAGGCAAGCCATTTGCATTGAAAGACAGAGTTGGTGAAAAATCTCGAGTGAAagaaggtaagcttaaaatttggtAAGCTTATTTAAAACTAAAGATTACAAATACAAATGATTAAGCTTTACAAAAAGTTACATACCATCCATATATACAAAAGTACATTTTTTAATACTTCTGTGGTCAGGCTATGCAATGCTGATGATGATTGATCAcattgtaggtatcccaggccaGGCAAACCttgttaacacatttgctagtcagccaaattcgccgaaaatgtcaatgcaaatttacataaaaatttaaaacaactggccgaagaaggaaacctacataaatatgttttctatatttcacttgacccaaatatatgattttttatggtgataagacaatcgcacatggaattttagagggattttgatagcagttccattaaaaaaagctgctatcataatgagactaagatctagaaacacccccgaaatgccttttggggaattttgctagctgaatctttttgatgaaagtcaatctttgacaagatgtaactttgctacggaaagtgctatgaaaaatgggttttcagttttggcttttttactcaagggctttaatttgatatataaaatgatgcagtttgatggcaaatttgaattcacctagcatacctacacatTGTCATTGAAGAGGCGAGGTATCCTCCCCAAGTTCGCACGGCGTGTGCTTCGATGTCGATAACCAAAAATCACTTGATCACTCACTACTCTCTCACTCGTACTGTGAGAGAGTGAGTGAAAAATGACACTTGTAAAAATGACAATTTATTATTTCAGtcatcacttgccccccccccccccccctaaatcaaTGTCACCCATTGAGCACCAACTTTTACTTCAGGTATGGTTTAGATTGGTCCCAGATGAACtcctaaagtcttattcagatttcctttgacagcttaaccatcgcatatacgtgcgcgacgtcaagcgtgtgcattggaccttgtgcaaataatacgcgcttattttgtaaaaggaaatctgaataaaactttatgAAAGGTTCTATCTTGGTACTAAAGCTTCCTACTTGGTTAAACATGCCCACACATCAGTAATACTAAGGTATAGGgatttaggctaatgaaagttgatcaatttgaccaaaaaagtcaattatctgaaaattgagaagaaaataatcaaaattgaaactctcaaaatgtctgacatcccctacTGATCATAATCAGAATGTTCTGGGGTGAGTTTGGAAGAAATGGCCCCTTGAAGTTGGAATTTCAAATTGACGCTGAGTGAAAATGAACGGAGTAAGgggctcaaattttcaggtttttcatttcTTATTGATCAATACCTAAACTAAGAAAAAAGTTTATGAGGTATGGTATACACCCCTTGTTAAGTTGGCATGGAATGACCCTTGTTTACAGCACAGaccacaaagtgtttttaaaaaaaattatattttattatttaacttacatttacaatttacaaattaaaataaatcaatGAAAAATTGCTGATCTACAACTCACAATCGAAGCTAGAGCCTCAAGCTATCAAAATAGAGTATAAATtaatgaagcatgacaccatctAGTCTAGAGCAATGGAAGTttagaagtaaacacagctgcTCACTGTGGATGATCGCattaaaaatgttgctaaaattgcacttcaactcaATTTTAGATGGTACAAAATGGGCAAAAGttactcatcaaaataactttaatcCAAGTTAAAGCATCAACAGAATCAATCAATAGAAAAAGTGTCACGGCTGATCTACcaaaaaatgaaaactttggACTCTAGCCTTGAATATGttactatcgtgtgcaaattcaaagctagtcTTCTAGAGAAagaagtttgttgttgtttctgtaAATGTTAAAGTtgttcagagaagatgtaaggaagaggaggaTGTACATAATTATAGGCTGAAAGTGACAGTAAGcgacaaaattataatttgccatggaactttgGTCAtattttatcttaaatcttgcaTCATGATTGACCTTTCCCTGAAATTTTTATTTAGCAGCTTGCAGGTGGTATGcgctgtgcattctctaaatttagTAAagttccatcgtcaaccgtgtaattgaatgggattattttgaaattttaaaacgcttgaaatatcacaaacaaataggcctatgttaataaataatataatacaagctaaaaccgttggggttcgataatgaaccccacaaaactaaccgagtatatggaaaatgccatacggccgggcggtttcacaagttgccggctctatcatgccactcgccgcatGGCAGCTTGTGTGTTTCAGTTTCCCATCCTGGGTTCTAGCCCCATTGTGGTATTTTATTGTTAAGTCTTAGGGTAATTTACTTTAAATGAGCAGTGGTCACACATActttgtttttagctgctggttCAACCTCCTTTTCCTTACAATTTGTATTGttcttttgaacattttgcatacTGAGTAATGTTTTCTGCTTTTCTTTTTCAGAGAGTCCTTGTTTAGCTGAGATGTCAACTCTGTTAGATTGCTGGAAATCCAATAACTTTAGCGATATCAGTTGTGCTTCAGAAGTTACGAAGTTCCAGAGATGTTTAGCAAAAGCAAGAGTAAGGGCCACTCAAGTGTGTCATATATCTACACACACGACTGTGTACTATTGTTAAATTGCTTTAATCAAACAGtaaaatatattgaaatttgtcAGGAATCCACAGGGATTTAGGGTAGAATGTTTGCGGTGTTTTAAAAATTGCTCTCTGTATCATGTTTTTGAGCATTTTTTTTGAGAAGGAATCAAGCTCAAGATACACAAGTTTGCTAGTGCTTAGTGTTTAGAAAACATGCAATAATGGATTCCAAGTGATCTTGCAGGATCTTGTAAGTGGAGAGCATGgcacaatggttagggtacttgtctttagtgcatgaggtcccgggctcaattcccggcggtggcgatttgctgggatattgacttggaaaaaaaagtctgaaattaattggcaacatctgtagattaaattcagactttggctctccccatggttcatttagaattgggttaatgaatcatgaaagtactccatccttcggaggggacgttaagctgtcgatcctgtgtgcagagagccatatctgtacatgtatctcgcagccagtttggaaagggtgttaacccctgaatGTTCCCAAcctgtcccggtgttcaaatggacccccaatggaaataagcttcaatagaggctttcttgggttatccagggttgtcaaaacccaaacaaatcaaatcaaaaaatcaaGAAAGGTAATCTGGACCTTGATTATTGTCTGAAATCTAGGGAACAAAATTATTGATCTCTCGATACAATGTAGTGTGGAGTCATTGGCCCCTCATTTGATAATAGCACATGTAAAATTACTCACAGAAGcacttttaaaaaatattttgaagcaACCCTATAGTAAGTCATCTTTGAGACATGATCTAGTGGATGTGaagctgtttaaaaaaaatagaaacacagcttgtttgttttcattacatTGTTTGAACCAATTTGACCATAAAATATATAATGGTGCCCAAACTGCCATTTTCCTTCATTTCATTTTGATGTTCACAAGATATAGTGTGCAAACTAAAAAAAAGTCAAGAAATGTTTGATAATTGAGGATGAACATTTATTTTGTGCTCCAGTAGTAGACAATTCAGTCAAGTATAAtcaaatttataatttaataGAGAATAACATCATTTTTCTTaacattttttccttttttcacaTTTATACAGGCAAATAAAGGTCAAGCATCTGAGAGACTCACCAGTAAAGAAATGAATGAAATGCTGAAGAAGAACCCATTACCTAGATCATGACAGCAAGCAGTATCTATAGAGACATTTGTATGTGTGTGACAATTTTATGGAACCTATATACTTGTTGATAGTATTCGCCaatcgcacggtcatctcaaaatgaggtgcTACCTGCAAAGTGTGTGCTGTGTGCGTACacctgtcaaacgcatgctttaattactgTGTACacgttgcaaaagccttctggcgtgttgctagaaaagcgcaagaaacaaaaaatgcacattttgcacatgCTTTTGCAgagagaaccttgttttggtagcaagattgcggatccgtgcaaagggcgaattTAAGACATGCATGAGACATGATGTAATCTACATGATCATGTCTCATTTAGTTCTATAGTGTTCATTGCTTTACTAAGTTTGACTCGGAAAAGGGACAATGGATATGGATACAATCTGCGACTGGTGTTGGAGCAAGATCAACCATTCATAATTAAgtgcaaaaagtactttttaaaaGGAGATATAAAATTACTGCACTCACTAGTACATGTTAAAGGGGTAGTGCATCAAtggcccatctgcaatagctgccagatgtcagaTGTGCACAAGATgtcagatgtgtacaatataagaaatgcagaaattgtccaatttgtatagggcagctattgcagatacagCCTTTTTGCACTATATTTTTCGATATAGGTGATATGGGATCTGATCTCGCATTGATGGAAACAAACCAGCCAGGCAATATTCAATGTCT encodes the following:
- the LOC140159015 gene encoding small ribosomal subunit protein mS37-like, which codes for MSKRLRDIAVRNLYKPGQRLPAIGKPFALKDRVGEKSRVKEESPCLAEMSTLLDCWKSNNFSDISCASEVTKFQRCLAKARANKGQASERLTSKEMNEMLKKNPLPRS